Within Cyprinus carpio isolate SPL01 chromosome A7, ASM1834038v1, whole genome shotgun sequence, the genomic segment GATTACTACACCTTATTTCCTTATTAAATGTTTGTCAGCCAAACATGACCAACCAACCGTCATAGGATTGTGATGCCATAATTGCACCACATGGTTACGGCTGtcacaaaaaataaagcagattCTATATGGTTGACTCataagtgggggaaaaaaacttgtGGGTGTGTGGATTTGTCAGAGTTTTGGTGTCCACATCAATGGTACAAGGTGTGCTGCTTATTAAATAGTGTTTGGGTGGGGTTTGGGCAAGGAATGCCGTGAAGCAGGGGTACACTCCTTATTCGTGACCAGTAGAGCTTGCCCTGTTTAAGACTGTTGTGCTACTCGATCAGCCTGTTCTCTTTAACTTTCTCATCACTCTCGCTGTTGACACTCCCTGTTCCTGTTGAGATTCCAGAGTAGATTCATCCAATTTGGGTTACCTAGTGTTGCCTCCACAGCTTGATGTTTGACCCAACTGTTGAAAGTGGCTTCTGGATGAATTCAGATATTGTTTGTTTCCAAATCACATGAATTTTTGAAGTGTGGCTGAAAATGGCTTCCCTTAACAGGTTACATAACACAGTGGTGCAACATGTGGGTGCTTTGCAGGGTTAGATGTCAGAAAGTATGGGAGGGATCATTGAAAATTCCATGAGAAAGTTCCACCATTTGACTATTGTTGACTAAGTATTGTTCACTATGCAGCTGAATCATCGAGGAATGTTGTGTATATGATTAGTTCTctttgtacaaaaaaaagtgtcattataGATAGttgatgcaaaatatttttatgattgctTTGTGTATAATagacatgaaaataatgtcatgttaaaatttatattattgtataagcaaaagtgtttattttaggtACTGTGACTGGTCACCATTTATTTTGTTCCACCCCCCACACTCCCCTCcctttttaaaaatcacttttatggAAGTTTTAACAAACTTAAAATGGTAAATCAAATGTTCTCAAACTATTTAATCATATTCTAAAAATGGATGCTCAAGtgataaatcaaatgcaaattcatttctTCATTTGTAGTAACAAACtatagcaaaaataatattaaatatattttgatttgttttttttgttttttaaattaaagccatattataattaaaactataacTCAGTGCTCTTACTATAAAGTTGTCATATGGGCTTTGTCGATTAAGAACTATCGGGGACCATTTTGATCAttggatttatttctttttgatttatttattttagcatttgaaaattttatttatcattttaatttttgtatagaAAAAACTTCCATACACTTTTTTTTGCCTTCACCAGTGTTACAAATGAATTTTTAGAAGTACAGTATTCTGTGTAGTCTTTCAAGTAATATAAGgtgcatgcataaaaaaaaatgaggaatgtttttttttttttttttttttttaattttttttttataaagaatagagCATTTCACACCATTAGTAATGGTTGATTATCTCATAGATATTTATCTAACTTACTTAATTTGTAGATTAAAGGGAAAGGCTaccaagaagtaaaaaaaaatatttactcactcttatgttattccaaatctgtatcacacaaaagaagatattttgaaaaaatgtatttgaaaaaaaattaagaaaattaaatagatttttttttttttttggtctgtacattgaaagtcaatgaggtccagtgttgtttggaccCTGTACATATTTGTAGTCCACAGAAGAAAATTGCTCGGGTTTAGAACGatatatgagggtgagtaaatgatgacaactaTTCCTTAAAGTCATGTAAATTGTTGAGGAAAGTGCTTAGTTATTTGCTGTCGGCTCTTTTTTCTAGATTCTTCAGATGTAAAAGGTGCTTTGCTGGGCATTTCACTAACATTTTCCCCTTTCAAATGTAGAGTATAAGAAGGATACCGAGACTTTTCTTCTCATTCTTCTTtcctaatttattttttcagattccTTTTTTTCTTCGCCTGTATCTCTCATTCAGTCTCCTCAAGGCAAGTGTATAGTTCTCTTATGATGCTCGCCTGCTTCTCTACCTTATATCTTTCTCTCCATGCTCCTCTGTCATCTCTGTTCTATTAAGTATGCTATATCCCGCTGAGCTGCTGCTTTGACACTCTCCATCCCTCTCGCCAGTGACCCTCTCCTCCTCTATACCAGGCTAGATGCTCACAGTAAGGGCTTCCTTTGGAGTTCTTCTTTTTAGGAGTAGGAAATGAAGCAGAGGACACTAAAAGAAGCTAACAGTTGTTTCAGGGAAACCATAAAAATTAGATCCTTATCTCTAAAGCTAGAAGCCAACCAATTTCTATAGAATATCATCAGAATGTCCTCTCCTTCAATCTGCATGGTCTTGATAACTCGGTTCTTACCTAAACATTAACAATCAAGCTCATAGTTAGTCTCACACCTGCACGCCACTTGACCATGTACTGTGCAGTCCAACCACCCTTCCTGACCAGTTTTGTAACAAGACCCTTGCTGTTTCTAATGGTGACCCCCTTGCAATCATGCCCACTGGAATCCATAATAACAGCCAAGTCCCTCCTGTTTTCAACCGTTTCTGAAACCCTCAAACTTGGATTCACTTCATGAATGCTCTTCAACTGAGGTCATCCAAATTTCTATGGCTGATCTTCTAATGCCTTATTTGATCTAACATGGTCTCTACTTGACACTGTAAATCCAGACTTTTATCAACCATACCCTGTAATATATGGTTTCCCGAGCTAAAAAGTTGAACGTAGCATGTCCTGGCAATAATTTGTGGCTACCCCCTCACATTTAACATTAGTATCCCCTGTCATTTCGTCAGCAACCCACATCTGACAAGGTTCACAGATTTAAAATGGGAAAGCTAAGTCCCCACAGATGCTAGAAATTCAATCGGCTCCAGTCTATACCCACTGCAAACATGATTTAGGTCAGCGTTACTGTGGGTCCAGCTTAATCCCAAGATTGCCACCTTATTTTAAGATAGCAGAGAAGTTCAAGTTCACTTTGTGCAAGAGCAGAATCCTAAAAACGGATCAGGTTGGTGTCCCTAAGGATTCTTGTCCTTGATGTCCCCCCTCCCCCACATCAAGCCGTGTTTGGAGCTACACCCCAACACGGCACTGGTCCTGAAGGTAGAGCGCCACTGGGGAGGGATCTAGCAACAGGACGCTGCTCGGGGTTGCATCCCCATGACTGCTTCGGCTGACTCTTCACCTGCTTTTTCCATGCATTTTGCATGTTGTCTTTTACCACAGAGTAAGAGGAATTCCTCAGGTTTCagtctttttgtttgtgtttgtttgtttttgtttgtttttgttttgtttttttgtctattaCTTTGAGGATTTTGATCATCATAGCATTTATGTATAAAGCATTAGCATAAAGTAGATTTTTAGTAAATCCCTCACACTATGTTGAAGTCTTCAGATATCATAGGTATCCCTTGAATGTTTAGGATGTCATTAtgtttaaagaaatttatttcagttaataatgtCTGCTATATaaacttttgtttaaaatactttgttgattttgtaaaatatttagctttgtttttttcataaagatTGCCAACCACAGTGTTTTGATCTCTGGAATCTGATctgaataactttatttttttaaacgacTTATCATAATAATGTTGCTTAGTTTATACAATGAGTACTTAACCATActagaatctttaaaataaaaagtcttaaagttGAAACAGTGATGAGGAATAACATGTAAACTGACATGTAACAtacaataaattgcattttgtctatattatattcctataaattaaatctattttcagAAGGCTTTACTCTGACTGGGTAGGCCCTATAAtcactatatggagaaaatacCAGTTCCTGTCAGTTGcagtgcaggtttttttttaactagtacAAATGTTGCATACAGCATGCAAATTAAAAGATTATATCTTACAGGAAAACCAGTAAATGGCAGGTTTGGACAGGGAAAAATTGATTACGATGTTAGAATGTGGTAGTGACGGTGTGTCATGTAACAGAGGTACCTGTTGTCCCTCTAGAACCTGTTATATCATCCTACCTGAGAGTCAGGAGaaattattaaacttaaaaatattgctTAGCATATGTGACGCAAACATTGTATTCAGATGTGCCTTGTTACCTGCCTACCTCCACATAGTCAAGTGCCTGTGAAGGCAGAATTTGTCAGCTTTCTTACACAGCCACAGTGGtcagaatttcatttttcaaCATGTGTCCAGCATTCATTTTGCTGTATTCCCTGTGCTCTTAGAATTCTGGCCTCATTATGTCATCTACACCATAAGGTGATTTCTTTATCATCTAACTTTTTGAGATGGTTTGACAGTTGAGGCATGGTTTAGACTGCCCTTTAGTAGAAGCCACAATAACAGTGCTTTAATCATAtaacaaattaattgttttagtaattttactgagGGTATTCAGTACttcttctgtttgtttgtctgtattaattgtttctttgttttggggGGTGTTTGATTATGGATGTCATCTGAAGTAAACAGTTGTGCCTTTACAGGAACAATACATTAAAACCATTCAGAGGCACTGTGTGTGTCATTGAGATTCCTCAGTGGTATCAGCACATTGTCAAGCTGGCATGCAGACATCAAACTCCATCCATTAATATGTGGAACCATGCAGTGTGTGCATGATCGCTTTAGCTTCAGTTAAATGGATGCAAGCAAATTAAGCATCTTGGGAATGCTCCATAAAGTTCCAATGTAGCTGCTGATTGCTAAAATTGTTGGGGTCTTTGGCTTTGAAATTTTAATGATCTTAATTTGTTTAAGACAAACCTATACAAGCCTGAGCTTCAGCATGTTCCCCTGCTTTAGCAAATCAGAATTAAGGTAAAGTATGGCTTGATCTTTATTTCCAACCCTCCTTTTCCTCCTCTTTCCTGCTGCATAATGGATGCAGACAAAAAAGTGGTACTGGGCTCTGACAAACCTTCAGAGAATTTGGCCACATCTCTTCGCTTTTCTTCTCAGTCAAGTTCCTTTTCACCAGTTGCTTATGGAAGCGACTCTTCAGGATCACCTGGTGCCAACATAGATCATACTATCAAAGAGAAACGGGAGGTTTTTGATTCATCTTTTGGCTCTCAAAAGCAGGACTCCCCTATAAAGGCATCCCCAGTGTCTGAGAGAATCAAAGCACTAGAAGCGTTAGCTGCAAAGCAGAATGATTTTGATAGAAATGATGGGGGGTTTCCACATTTTAAAGAGCGTCACTATGAGAAGTCCCCTACTGAATCGCATGGAATTTCCTCCCACTTGTCCTTCCAGAAAAGGACAATATCAAATGAGCAGGAATCTTCAGAATTACCCTTTCAGAAAAGGAAAATGTCAAGTGAGCAGGAATCTTCAGAATCACCTTTTCAGAAAAAGATCATGGCAAATGAGCAGGAATCTCCAGAATCACCCTTTCAAAAAAGGACCATGGCAAATAAGCAGGAATCTCCAGAATCACCCTTTCAGAAAAGGACCATGTCAAATGAGCAGGAATCTCCAGAATCACCCTTTGAAGTGCTTGGAGAGGAAAGGCATGGAAGTGACTTTGAGGACACCGCTGACTGGATGAGAGCTCACTTACCTCCAGCACCAGATTTCAACATTGAAGATCCTGATCTTGATGAGGGAAGTGATTTGCCTGTGGTGCAAGAGAGCCCATCCAAAGTGATGAAACCAAACAGTGTTGATACAGCAGAAGTTTCAGAACCTTTTGCAGTTCCTAATCAGTTTATGGACAGTCCTATCAAAGTGGCAGATGACATCAATCAGTCAAAGGATGATGACAACAAGCAATCAAAACAAGAGAGTGTTGAGGACGATTCTGAATTTGACCTGAACTTTTTACCAACAGCCTATATGTGGAACAAACAAGAGAAAGAAGATATGGGCACTCAAGGGTATCAGATATTACCTGAAAGTCAAGAGCTTCCTTCCTCTCCTGCTCCTCCTGCAGATTTTGAGTCTGCATCACCCCCTGTATCCCAACAGATGGAGCCCAGTTCTGCACAACGTTCCAATATTTCAAAGGGAAACTTGGAGCCTGGTGAAATCCAGGAGATAGACAGTTCTGGGGAGTCAGATGATACAGTGATTGAAGAAACCGTGAGCATCCCAAAAGTGGGAAATAATGGCCTTGACACCGAAACCCACAAGGAAGAGGAGACCCTTCCAAACAATGAAAAACAGCCAATTCAGGTACCTATTATTAACGTTATTGAAACTGAGGAGCAAGTTTTCAGTGATGATGAAGAACCACCTGAGGTGGAAGGAGAGGtgatggaggaggaggatgaagagtgTCAGATATTGCAAAGTGAAGGCAAAAGGTCATCTGAGCAACACGACTCAGAGGTTCCAAAAGTATCAGTGGAAACTCTACACGATGAGCGTAAACCTGACCATGGCATTTCCTCTCAGACAAAACAAACCAGCTCTGATGGTGAGCACTCTCCTGAACACAAGGTGATTGAAGATGATTATGAAAGTGGCATTTTTCTCCAGTCCTCTCCAGACTCCGGAGGCCTAAATTCAGAGGACTCTCAAGAGCTTATGTCTCAGACTTTAGTGTCCTTTGAACCCCTTAAAGAGTCATCCCTTGATAAAGACCTTGACAAGACCGCAGAAATACTTTCTGACCTTCCCCCTGACATCAGTTCCCCCTCAAATGAGCCCAGTGATGTAGAGACTTACCTGGATCATTACGCCAGTGAAGAGCTTGCTTTAAAAGACCAACTGAATTCatcttattttaaagaaattaaaggtGAGAAAATAGAACCTTTAAAGACAAGTTGTCTTCCAGATAATCAAAATACAAATGTTCAAGAATCCTTTGAACATATTACTTATGATTTTAACGAGACACTCAACGAATGCAGGCTAGACTATGAATCTGTGCCTGAGCCTTCCCTATCTGACCTTTCATCTTATATTCCTGATGATATTGAGACTactctccttcaaaacaaaatgcCAAGTGTTAATTCAGAAGATCAGAAGTCAGCAGTAGAAATCAAGGATTCACCCTTGCAGGAACAGGAGGAGTTGCCAGTCCAGTCCATTGATCAACAACCACCAGTTGAAGAGAAACCACCTGCACCATTTCCCTCTTTTCACAGTGAGCAGTCTAGCAAAATGATTGATAATATGTCTGGCCCTATGGCAAATGAGGTTACTGAGGGATCAGTGATAACTAAGTCTGAACCTCGAGTTATGACCACCAAAGATCTTTTAGATAGACCGGATTCGCCAGAGACCCTGAGTGATACAGAGATGGTTGAAGCAGAATGTTCAGTAACAGCAGCGACTGACAGCTTCGTGGAGTTCATGAAGGAGTGTCTTAAGTCACGGCAGGGTGAGGAACCTGAAGTCCTCAGTCCTGGACACAAAACTATAGACCAGAATCCCAAATCTGATGCTTCTGCTTCCACTCAATCCTCCCCAGCAAAGATTTTGGACTTAGAGCAAGAGCCCCTCACAATTTCTGCTTTGAAAGAGCTCGGGAGCAGCCAAGAGGAGGAAGACAATGATTTTCCCACCATGAAGACTGTCCTAAAGCCTGATAAAGCTCCACTTCCTACACCTAGTGCTGAGGCCTCACTTACCTCATCTTCTCACACTCCTCAAAACGAGTACCAGCCTGATGCCTTACTTCCCAAAGAGGTAGAGGCAATCGACATTTGGGTAGCAGAGGCCTACCACCTTGCAGAGCATGTCTTGACAGCAATACTAACTCACCTTACAGGTAACATGTTTTTCTTCTGGGCAAGCAGCCTGCTAACCCTGCACGCATAGTACGCCCAGACACTAGACCTTACTTACCTCTTTTACTTTATAATTCAACTTTAATTTACTCAACTCTAACCTATAATAATGCTTCTGAAAAGATGGCAATATGTAACATTTGCCTTATGGAGATTATATATGCTTTGTTTGTTGTGAGGCAATctttaattgtgattaaaatatatatattagctaaGACCAGTCATATCGTTAAATGTACTGACTTTTTTTCAGACATGTCTCAtgaccttaaaggggtcatgtgatgtgatttcatgttttcctttgtctCTGGAGTGCTAAAAGCTGTTTGTGCAAACAGAAGATCCGTAAAgtcgcaaagattaaagtctcaaacccaaagagatattctttatgaaagtgaACGCTCAGCCACGCCTTCCTAAAtgcctcgttcaaacacgcccccacatatctgcatcactgtgtgggaagatttgcatagcaCCGCCCAAATGTAGACGCaaaaaaagaaggcgtaacttttattcttgctgtagtattgttgccgccaccatatcgtggagatgctgtgtgttttgttgtgaaagcgaaactactttgtttggccttccaaaagagaacacaactagaaatcagcagataagtttaatttacagtacattacattacattacatttatgcatttagcagacgcttttatccaaagcggcttacagtgcattcaggctatcaatttttacctatcatgtgttcccggggaatcgaacccccaaccttgcgcttgttaacgcaatgctttACAGAGgaaagtttcctgaacctggtaagggcataacattttcagcacatgcttgaggtattcggccaatcagagcacaccgtgcttttcagaacaatgagctttgtaaaaattgacgcgtttcagaaaggcaggccATAGAGGAACAACAATAAcctacagtatgtggaaaataatgtgtttttaaccttaaactgcgtGAACACATTgtattacatcaaatacacaaaataatctcctttttagcaacatcatatgaccccttcaaaaaCATGATGATACAATATTAAAAGTGCTAAGTATAAACATTCTTGCAGGGTGGCTACATGCACAGCCCTTGAGGTCAGGTCACAcagtttttgtcttgtctcagGTTTCATCTTTTTATGTAACCTTCTTCAGGAAGGCCATTGGGAATGAAGTCAAGGTAAATGTGTAATTTAACGGGAGTAGCATTTTCTTCCATTTGGCAGTTAGTAGGCTATTGTTATGTGTATACTAGTGTGATGTTACATGAGAGAAAGTGATGCAGAATAATCGGTTTTGTGCAATAATTTCCTCTTAAAGTGAGAAATGCTTGGCCTTTACCATAAGGACAATGGTATTACAAAAGCAGTttgattaaatgaaataaatttaagaaGTTTCAGTTTTTCCTTGAAAGATAAAGCTGTAATTAAAACTGCATTCTAATATActgtcaaaatatgcatttaagcaTATATATTCCCCCCTTTGGTTTTTCTGACATGAAATGCGAATTTATCACACATGGCCCAGTAGAACTCACAGTTGTTTCACAAATATGCAGAAGGAAAGGTCCAACGCCTTATCTAAAGCACATACTTTTCCTGCATGCCTTCAGTTACCATGAATGACTCTGTTagaatgtttacatttatgcTCTAAGCAGACACTTTCTTGATAATGTAGAATCAGGTTTCTGTTAAGGCTACATGATTAACAAcacaatttctaaaataataatagtataatataatacttttgtTTGTAGAAcctgaatttatttattgtaggcTACATATCCAAAACAAGCTGAGAATGTTTTTctcaattatttttaatgctgatGTTTGAGCCTACAAAGACTCCCATTGTGATCAACAAAGTTAATGGagaataaattatctttttacAATAAGTTATTCACAGATAATTTTATAATCGTGCAGCCCcagtttaattattaaaaagtaatagatACTTAGGTATTTACTAAAAAGACAATGAACACTAACATTttattaacactttacaatgtgtgtcattttgttaacattagttaatgcatgagGTAtcatatacaaatgtttttttgttttttgttttttaccaaatTTATTAATACTGGTTAAAGGTAATTTATGAATATACTAAattgctataaatatattttttttgtttttaattcatgtgcTTGATGAGCTTTCCAGTGGTGTGAAAGTTTGTTATAATGGGTGTGGCGGTTTCCTCTTGGGTTTTTCAGAGCTGTAGATAatagtgtgtggttgtgtgtacTACTGTAGCATAGGTTTGGCTAATAACTGTACtcaattatgtatttatatgaaactacAAATAAATATTCACGTTAGGCATTAGAATTTTTCTAAATGCTCTGCCATGTAAAATGTAGCTGTTTAATTTCACTTGAGACTTTAAAAGTATGAGAAGCAAGTGCAAACATTTTAAGCACTGAAACAGACCATAGTGTGGAAAATAGCCTTTAAATAACTGACCTCATTAGGTTTTCTTTGCATGAAATTGACTCACACCGTTCGTTTCTGAACATACAAATGAGCACTCACTCAACTGGAATTTTTAGCTGAAATTTTTGTACTTGGGTGGGATGGGTGATTTCATGCATGACTCGTAAATGATTCATACACACGTGAACTCTTACATGGTTTCGCACAGTTGCATTAGATGGTGTATGTACCTTTAAGAGTCGAGCTGTGCAAGAACTAAAAGAGGCCACTGCGGCTCAGCAGCCACTGGGACATGCTGTTGTATCTGGGTCCACTAATGCCAACGAGGGAGGGAGGAAAAGATAACGAATAACTGTTCTCAGCCGAGGCTGCCTCCCTGTGGGCActagcaaagcatgctgggagggACTGAGACCCCTGCAGTGAGCAAGAAGGAAACCCCTCACATGCACTGAGCGTTTTAGCCCCCGAGCTGTAAGAGTGGACAAAAACAATGGTGCTTTCTTAGGCTCTGAATCATTTGCCACACACCATTATGCTGTAGTTATGTTACATTGACTGCTGTTGTAAACAATCTTTTTTTCCTCGTTTTTCACTTTTTACCCACTTCCTCTCTCAAAATATTGCCTTCAGCTGACCTGAGCTCATtagaatttttcattaaataaatgcagccttggtgagacttcttttttatggattataaaAGTTCTAccaaccccaaatgtttgaactgtAGTACATTGCCTGTTATTTAACGTAATTTTAACCTAGCATGAAAAGTAGAATTTGGTCCACGTATCTCCCTCCTACTcgtaattcattttatttatttattttggcctgTCCCAACTTAGTGATCTTGAATTTGGATGTCTTcagtcattaaaatcatacaaaaatgtaattttatatgcCCTATTGAACAGATATTTAGCAGTCAGTGCAATTCAGAATTTAAACGTTATCTGAAAACTTGAGGGGGAAAGCTGTACCTGACCATGTATTGCTTGAAGTgaatgcatgaatgcatttacagtcTCCTGGAGTGTGAAAGTCATATCTGTGCTTGAGGTGATGTACTAAAGCTGACAGACCAAACATAGTAACAGCGGAAGATGTGGCTGTGTTTTCAACCAGCCAGCGCTTGCACGTGTAAGGTCTTGTGTTACAGGACCCGTCCCCACACATGCCCAAGTAGGAATTCCTCCTCTAGGAAGGCAGTGTTTTGAAAACACTGAGTCTTTGCCAGGAAAATATATGTGGGTGTAATTTCCTGTTCTTTTAAGGTACAAAATTGTGCACCCTCTTTATGAAGTTTGATGTCTTTAATACCTCCATCTTCCACCATAGACAGTTTATGTGTCCGTGATTTCCTGAGAAATGCAAACACGCAGAGCCGAACCCCCTCAAGGCATCGCTCCATGTGGAGAATGCCTTTTACGTAAGGCTTCTTTAAAAGGTTCCTTTCACGCTGCATCACCATCCACTCGAAAAACTGCATTACGTAACCGCAGCTGTATGGAAAATATGAGCTCTGTATTATTTATGACAGAACTAATGATTGTACAGTTCAGGTACAAAAAGAGAACCCATTAAGATAATGTGTTGCTACCTTTTACAGCTGCACACGCAGGATTCAAAGTGTTTTACACCAGTTTGACAATCGATAGCATTCATATTTTTCACTATATCCTGTTATGTTCATCAAAACATACCACACACATGGTTTTCACATAGACTCTCTGTCATGCAGTGATTGACCTGGTGCACTGGCGGGACCCTAAGAAGTCAGGCGTGGTGTTTGGCGtgtcgctgctgctgctgctttctCTGGCAGCGTTTAGCGTGATCAGCGTGGTCTCCTACCTGCTGCTGGCCCTCCTCTGTGTCACCATCTCTTTCCGCATCTACAAGTCTGTCATCCAGGCTGTGCAGAAGTCCAACGAAGGACACCCCTTCAAGTAAGAGTCATTTTTTTTGGCATGATTGTCTATGTGTCATATCAATAGATATATACTAAAATTTCAGCAATCGAAAATATTCAGCatcaaatttatttcagttttggatgGAATTGTGAtgttaacttaatttttaatttctcagATTGgcactttgacttttttttgttttttactgtttttacatgtTCTCTTCatgatttaatgtttgtttgaataaatctgtcatgaagattaaaaaaaacccatcacttttacacttcacctttaacattATAGTTCCATTTGGCACTTTAATATTAGTCACTGTGTTAGTAAGTGTTAGTTGTGTGCAGTGGTGCTCAGAGGTGTTTGAGTATGTGGTGGGGCAGGGCTAATTGGGTTGACCCATGTGCCTGTGACAGGGCTCTGATGGAGAAAGATGTCACTGTGCCCCCCGAGACCTTCCGCAAGCACGTGGACGTCTGTCTCAGCCACGTCAACCGTGTGCTCAAGCAGATGAGCCGCCTCTTTCTGGTCGAGGATCTGGTGGATTCCCTCAAGGTCAGGACCAGCAATTATAAATGCTgtgatttaaagtgatagttcacctaaaCATGAAATGTATTTCAGAATGCATTTACCTGTATGTTGTTCAAAacatttatgactttcttctgtatacaaaaatgtgatattttaaagtacaCATATGTCCTTTCCATACAACAGGTTGTCATttgagctccaaaaatgacaaaaggcaACAAGGAGCATTTATTTCTTCCTGTATTAGctgtagaatttttatttaaatattgcagtcacttaaaaattcaccaaaataaTTGTGTTCTCAAGCTTTCTGTTCTTTTGTCCCACATTACCTTCTGATTTCAGCTGGCAGTGGTTATGTGGCTGCTGACATATGTTGGAGCGGTCTTCAATGGCATCACTATCCTCATCCTCGGTAGGCTGAATGTGCATCATcacacttacattttttttttttttttttgaggggaacAAAATTGCTTCATGTTTAGTTATAGGCTGACCAATTGAGAGTGAATCTTCATAGTGTTTTAGAATGATTGTAATGACCTCACACtggatgttttctttttcagccgACATCCTGCTCTTCAGTGTACCACCCATCTATGAGAAAAACAAGGTTAGAGCTATATCTTTC encodes:
- the LOC109069079 gene encoding reticulon-3-like isoform X4, whose amino-acid sequence is MADPMNQSSQISSSQGLNDGHSASSKDSKFSDSFFSSPVSLIQSPQVIDLVHWRDPKKSGVVFGVSLLLLLSLAAFSVISVVSYLLLALLCVTISFRIYKSVIQAVQKSNEGHPFKALMEKDVTVPPETFRKHVDVCLSHVNRVLKQMSRLFLVEDLVDSLKLAVVMWLLTYVGAVFNGITILILADILLFSVPPIYEKNKTQIDRYIDIARTQFNTTVAKLQEKLPGSMKRCKAE
- the LOC109069079 gene encoding reticulon-3-B-like isoform X5; its protein translation is MADPMNQSSQISSSQGLNDGHSASSKDSKFSVIDLVHWRDPKKSGVVFGVSLLLLLSLAAFSVISVVSYLLLALLCVTISFRIYKSVIQAVQKSNEGHPFKALMEKDVTVPPETFRKHVDVCLSHVNRVLKQMSRLFLVEDLVDSLKLAVVMWLLTYVGAVFNGITILILADILLFSVPPIYEKNKTQIDRYIDIARTQFNTTVAKLQEKLPGSMKRCKAE
- the LOC109069079 gene encoding reticulon-3-like isoform X2, encoding MADPMNQSSQISSSQGLNDGHSASSKDSKFSDSFFSSPVSLIQSPQDKKVVLGSDKPSENLATSLRFSSQSSSFSPVAYGSDSSGSPGANIDHTIKEKREVFDSSFGSQKQDSPIKASPVSERIKALEALAAKQNDFDRNDGGFPHFKERHYEKSPTESHGISSHLSFQKRTISNEQESSELPFQKRKMSSEQESSESPFQKKIMANEQESPESPFQKRTMANKQESPESPFQKRTMSNEQESPESPFEVLGEERHGSDFEDTADWMRAHLPPAPDFNIEDPDLDEGSDLPVVQESPSKVMKPNSVDTAEVSEPFAVPNQFMDSPIKVADDINQSKDDDNKQSKQESVEDDSEFDLNFLPTAYMWNKQEKEDMGTQGYQILPESQELPSSPAPPADFESASPPVSQQMEPSSAQRSNISKGNLEPGEIQEIDSSGESDDTVIEETVSIPKVGNNGLDTETHKEEETLPNNEKQPIQVPIINVIETEEQVFSDDEEPPEVEGEVMEEEDEECQILQSEGKRSSEQHDSEVPKVSVETLHDERKPDHGISSQTKQTSSDGEHSPEHKVIEDDYESGIFLQSSPDSGGLNSEDSQELMSQTLVSFEPLKESSLDKDLDKTAEILSDLPPDISSPSNEPSDVETYLDHYASEELALKDQLNSSYFKEIKGEKIEPLKTSCLPDNQNTNVQESFEHITYDFNETLNECRLDYESVPEPSLSDLSSYIPDDIETTLLQNKMPSVNSEDQKSAVEIKDSPLQEQEELPVQSIDQQPPVEEKPPAPFPSFHSEQSMANEVTEGSVITKSEPRVMTTKDLLDRPDSPETLSDTEMVEAECSVTAATDSFVEFMKECLKSRQGEEPEVLSPGHKTIDQNPKSDASASTQSSPAKILDLEQEPLTISALKELGSSQEEEDNDFPTMKTVLKPDKAPLPTPSAEASLTSSSHTPQNEYQPDALLPKEVEAIDIWVAEAYHLAEHVLTAILTHLTVIDLVHWRDPKKSGVVFGVSLLLLLSLAAFSVISVVSYLLLALLCVTISFRIYKSVIQAVQKSNEGHPFKALMEKDVTVPPETFRKHVDVCLSHVNRVLKQMSRLFLVEDLVDSLKLAVVMWLLTYVGAVFNGITILILADILLFSVPPIYEKNKTQIDRYIDIARTQFNTTVAKLQEKLPGSMKRCKAE